In Puntigrus tetrazona isolate hp1 chromosome 18, ASM1883169v1, whole genome shotgun sequence, one genomic interval encodes:
- the LOC122362599 gene encoding LOW QUALITY PROTEIN: extracellular calcium-sensing receptor-like (The sequence of the model RefSeq protein was modified relative to this genomic sequence to represent the inferred CDS: substituted 2 bases at 2 genomic stop codons): protein MWITLYISLCLSFNCISVASVLTSDTCQLQGRFQLNSMYQDGDVILGGLFMVHFFPVFPDLSFRTEPEPSRGTPYCEQFDMESFQQAQTMTFAIDEINKNPNLLPNITLGYHLYDNCVRLGMAFRAAISLVSGTEKSFSNLNCTGPPPVVGIVGDPSSTPSIAISSILGLFRVPIVSYYATCSCLSNRKKYPSFFRTIPSDAFQVRAMVQILRHFGWTWVGLIYSDDDYGVYAAQSFHQEMQLFENCIAFSEILPNDNNPRDIQRIMGVIHASTARVVVVFSTSSFFLPLMDEVVSQNITGRQWIASEAWATAPVYHTPRXLPFLGGTLGIAVRRGEIXGFYDFLLHTRLSSEPRNNMLRIFWENMFRCSYETVKEGEQVRKVCTGQEDLSTTNTPYTDVSGLRAPYNVYKAVYALAHALHDLMQCKEGRGPFSGNSCADITNLKPWQLVHYLQKVNFTTGFGDHVSFDKNGDALPIYDVLNWQPSSDGSIRIYTVGVVNEGAKTGMMLRLDEDAIYWNFKTKKAPRSVCSESCPLGTRRATRKGLPVCCFDCLPCGDGEISNTTDAIECTVCPGEFWSSPDKDHCVPKEVEFLSFEDPLGIFLTTASLLGTCFCGLVIIVFTFHRNTPIVRANNSELSFLLLVSLKLCFLCVLLFIGQPQLWTCQLRHAVFGISFVLCISSILVKTMVVIAVFKSSRPEGKGAMKWFGAVQQRCTVLVLTALQVVICAVWLSTASPTPHKNNQYTRSKIVYECAIRSVAGFSMLLGYIGLLAAVSFLLAFLARNLPDNFNEAKFITFSMIIFCAVWIAFVPAYVSSPGKYAVAVEIFAILASSFGLLVAIFAPKCYIILLHPERNTKNAIMGRETK, encoded by the exons ggaacaccATACTGCGAACA gtTTGATATGGAAAGTTTCCAGCAGGCACAGACCATGACTTTCGCAATTGATGAGATCAATAAGAATCCAAACTTGCTGCCTAACATCACTCTTGGTTACCATCTTTATGACAACTGTGTGAGACTTGGAATGGCGTTCCGGGCTGCTATATCTCTAGTTAGTGGGACTGAAAAGTCTTTCTCTAACCTAAATTGCACTGGCCCTCCTCCAGTAGTTGGTATTGTTGGGGATCCAAGTTCAACTCCTTCCATCGCAATTTCCAGCATTCTGGGACTATTTCGAGTACCTATA GTTAGTTACTATGCCACCTGCTCCTGTTTGAGTAACAGGAAAAAGTACCCCTCTTTCTTCAGAACAATCCCTAGTGATGCCTTCCAGGTCCGGGCTATGGTTCAGATCTTGAGACATTTTGGATGGACCTGGGTTGGTCTCATCTACAGTGATGATGATTATGGTGTTTACGCAGCTCAGTCCTTCCATCAGGAAATGCAACTGTTTGAAAATTGTATTGCTTTTTCTGAAATCTTACCCAATGATAACAACCCTAGAGATATTCAGCGTATAATGGGAGTGATTCATGCCTCTACTGCTAGAGTGGTGGTTGTTTTTTCCacttcatccttttttttacctttaatgGATGAAGTGGTGTCACAGAACATAACAGGCAGACAGTGGATTGCTAGTGAAGCTTGGGCTACTGCACCTGTATACCACACTCCACGTTAACTACCCTTCCTGGGAGGCACACTGGGCATTGCCGTTAGACGTGGTGAGATCTAGGGATTTTATGACTTTTTGCTACATACTCGTCTCAGCAGTGAACCAAGAAATAATATGTTGAGGATCTTCTGGGAAAATATGTTTAGGTGTAGTTATGAAACTGTGAAAGAGGGAGAGCAAGTGAGAAAGGTGTGTACAGGACAAGAAGATCTGAGCACAACAAACACACCATACACGGATGTTTCTGGTTTGAGAGCACCCTACAATGTCTATAAGGCTGTTTATGCACTGGCACATGCACTTCATGACCTGATGCAGTGTAAGGAGGGGAGAGGGCCATTCAGTGGGAACAGTTGTGCTGATATAACCAACCTGAAACCCTGGCAG CTGGTTCACTACCTACAGAAAGTGAACTTCACCACAGGATTTGGGGATCACGTGTCATTTGATAAGAATGGAGATGCTCTGCCCATCTATGATGTATTGAACTGGCAGCCGAGCTCTGATGGGTCAATAAGGATCTACACAGTTGGTGTGGTGAATGAAGGAGCGAAAACAGGGATGATGCTCAGACTGGATGAGGATGCAATATACTGGaactttaagacaaaaaaa GCCCCACGGTCTGTGTGTAGTGAGAGCTGCCCCCTAGGAACCAGACGAGCTACACGCAAGGGTCTTCCTGTCTGCTGCTTTGACTGCCTGCCATGTGGAGATGGAGAGATTTCTAATACTACAG ATGCTATTGAGTGCACAGTGTGTCCAGGTGAGTTCTGGTCCAGTCCAGATAAAGATCACTGTGTCCCGAAAGAAGTAGAGTTTCTGTCTTTTGAGGATCCACTGGGCATCTTTCTGACCACTGCATCTCTGCTTGGAACTTGCTTTTGTGGTCTTGTGATAATAGTCTTCACATTTCACCGTAACACTCCTATAGTACGAGCCAACAATTCAGAGCTCAGCTTCCTGCTGCTGGTGTCActtaaactgtgttttctgtgtgttctGCTGTTTATTGGCCAGCCACAGTTATGGACATGTCAGTTAAGACATGCTGTGTTTGGTATAAGCTTTGTCCTGTGCATCTCCAGCATCCTGGTCAAGACTATGGTAGTAATAGCTGTGTTCAAGTCATCTCGGCCAGAAGGTAAAGGAGCAATGAAATGGTTTGGAGCAGTTCAACAGAGATGCACAGTTCTGGTCCTAACAGCACTTCAGGTTGTGATATGTGCAGTCTGGCTATCAACTGCCTCTCCAACACCACATAAAAACAACCAGTATACTCGCTCTAAAATAGTATATGAATGTGCTATAAGATCAGTGGCTGGTTTTTCTATGCTCCTCGGATACATTGGACTCTTGGCAGCAGTAAGCTTCCTGTTAGCCTTTCTTGCAAGAAATCTTCCAGataattttaatgaagcaaAGTTCATCACTTTTAGTATGATAATCTTCTGTGCTGTGTGGATTGCGTTTGTTCCAGCATATGTGAGTTCTCCAGGGAAATATGCAGTGGCTGTGGAGATATTTGCCATCCTAGCTTCTAGTTTTGGATTACTGGTGGCCATATTTGCCCCAAAGTGCTACATCATCCTTTTACATCCAGAGAGAAATACTAAAAATGCCATCATGGgaagagaaacaaaataa